One genomic region from Paroceanicella profunda encodes:
- a CDS encoding efflux RND transporter permease subunit, with amino-acid sequence MSRFFINRPIFAWVIAISIMLAGLLALISLSISQYPQIAPPTVRISASYPGADAATVENSVTKVIEQGMTGIDNLDYMTSTSSGTGQAQLTLTFNNKADPDVAQMQVQNKLQLVESSLPQAVTSTGVTVTKSSAGFLMVIAFVSTDGKMNSNDLADYVDSSLNDTIQRVEGVGETRLFGSGYAMRIWLDPYKLTKYKLMPSDVSAAIEAQNSQVSAGSLGAIPARPGQQLNATVTAGSRLQTPEQFRNIIVQSNGDGAVVRLNDVATVELGAESYTTSAAYNNQPAAGLAINLATGANALDTASAVRKAIEKLSATMPSGVKVVYPYDTTPFVELSIEEVVKTLVEAIVLVFFVMLLFLQNWRATLIPTLAVPVVLLGTFGVLSAAGYSINTLTMFAMVLAIGLLVDDAIVVVENVERVMEEEGLSPREATVKSMGEITGALVGIAVVLSAVFVPMAFFGGSVGIIYRQFSVTIVSAMVLSVLVALILTPALCATLLRKPAEHGKTRGFSGWFNRNFERGTRAYQSGTHAVLNRSWRFLVLFVLMLGATGWLFNRLPSAFLPEEDQGVLIASVTLPAGATQDRTLRTLSAVASYFLEKEPDAVEGVMYSAGFGFGGSGQNVGTAFIRLKDFALRSDPRLAASAVAGRAMGALSKLRDGRVFVLSPPAIQGMGNSNGFDFFLQDVGGKGHAALIAARNQLLGLAARDPSLTSTRPNGQEDTPQFSVDVDQERASALGLAMSDINATLSTAWGSSYIDDFIDRGRVKPVYLQSDAEGRMQPDDLDKWHVRNADGEMVPFSAFADGSWSVGSPRLERYNGSPAVEIQGAAASGVSSGDAMDRIDALVGQLPGGFAHEWTGLSYQERLSGDQAMALYGISVLVVFLCLAALYESWTIPLAVMLSVPIGVLGALAAASLFGQNNDVYFKVGLLTTIGLAAKNAILIVEFAIARLAAGEGMIEATLEAARQRLRPILMTSIAFILGVTPLAIASGAGSGAQNAIGIGVMGGMIAATVLGVFFVPLLLVAVLRLFRRRPAPDQAPSAAPAG; translated from the coding sequence ATGAGCCGCTTCTTCATCAACCGTCCCATCTTCGCATGGGTGATCGCGATCTCGATCATGCTTGCGGGGCTGCTGGCGCTCATCTCGCTGTCGATCTCGCAATATCCGCAGATCGCGCCGCCCACGGTGCGGATCTCGGCCTCCTATCCGGGCGCGGACGCCGCCACGGTGGAGAATTCGGTCACCAAGGTGATCGAGCAGGGCATGACCGGGATCGACAATCTCGACTACATGACCTCGACCTCCAGTGGCACCGGCCAGGCCCAGCTCACGCTCACCTTCAACAACAAGGCTGACCCGGACGTGGCCCAGATGCAGGTGCAGAACAAGCTGCAGCTGGTCGAATCCTCGTTGCCCCAGGCGGTGACCAGCACCGGTGTCACGGTCACCAAGAGCTCCGCCGGCTTCCTGATGGTGATCGCCTTCGTGTCCACCGACGGGAAGATGAACTCGAACGACCTCGCGGATTACGTGGACAGCTCGCTCAACGACACCATCCAGCGCGTGGAGGGCGTGGGTGAGACGCGGCTGTTCGGCTCCGGCTACGCGATGCGCATCTGGCTCGATCCCTACAAGCTCACCAAGTACAAGCTGATGCCCTCGGACGTGTCCGCCGCCATCGAGGCGCAGAACAGCCAGGTGTCCGCCGGCAGCCTCGGCGCCATTCCGGCGCGGCCCGGCCAGCAGCTCAACGCAACCGTCACTGCCGGCAGCCGGCTGCAGACGCCCGAGCAGTTCCGCAACATCATCGTGCAGAGCAACGGCGACGGCGCGGTTGTGCGGCTGAACGATGTCGCCACCGTCGAACTGGGCGCGGAGAGCTACACCACCTCGGCGGCCTACAACAACCAGCCGGCGGCCGGGCTTGCCATCAACCTCGCCACCGGGGCCAACGCGCTCGACACCGCCTCCGCGGTGCGCAAGGCCATCGAAAAGCTGAGCGCCACCATGCCCAGCGGCGTGAAGGTGGTCTATCCCTACGACACCACGCCCTTCGTGGAACTGTCCATCGAGGAGGTGGTGAAGACGCTGGTCGAGGCCATCGTGCTGGTGTTCTTCGTGATGCTGCTCTTCCTGCAGAACTGGCGCGCCACGCTGATCCCCACGCTGGCGGTGCCGGTGGTGCTGCTGGGCACCTTCGGCGTGCTCTCGGCGGCGGGGTATTCCATCAACACGCTCACCATGTTCGCCATGGTGCTGGCCATCGGCCTGCTGGTGGATGACGCCATCGTGGTGGTGGAGAACGTGGAGCGCGTGATGGAGGAGGAGGGCCTCTCCCCGCGCGAGGCCACGGTGAAGTCCATGGGGGAGATCACCGGCGCGCTGGTCGGCATTGCCGTGGTGCTCTCGGCGGTGTTCGTGCCGATGGCCTTCTTCGGCGGATCGGTGGGCATCATCTACCGGCAGTTCTCGGTGACGATCGTCTCGGCGATGGTCCTCTCGGTGCTGGTGGCGCTCATCCTCACGCCCGCGCTCTGCGCCACGCTTCTGCGCAAGCCAGCGGAGCACGGCAAGACGCGCGGCTTCTCCGGCTGGTTCAACCGCAATTTCGAGCGCGGCACCCGTGCCTACCAGAGCGGCACGCACGCGGTGCTGAACCGCTCCTGGCGCTTCCTCGTGCTCTTCGTGCTGATGCTGGGTGCCACGGGCTGGCTGTTCAACCGGCTGCCGAGCGCCTTCCTGCCGGAGGAGGACCAGGGCGTGCTCATCGCCTCCGTCACCCTGCCGGCCGGCGCCACGCAGGACCGCACCCTGCGCACCCTCTCCGCCGTGGCGAGCTATTTCCTGGAGAAGGAGCCGGACGCGGTGGAGGGCGTGATGTATTCCGCCGGCTTCGGCTTCGGCGGCTCGGGGCAGAACGTGGGCACCGCCTTCATCCGCCTGAAGGATTTCGCCCTGCGCAGCGACCCGCGCCTCGCCGCCTCCGCCGTGGCGGGCCGGGCGATGGGCGCGCTGTCGAAGCTGCGCGACGGGCGGGTGTTCGTGCTCTCGCCGCCCGCGATCCAGGGCATGGGCAACTCGAACGGCTTCGATTTCTTCCTGCAGGACGTGGGCGGGAAGGGCCATGCCGCGCTGATCGCGGCGCGCAACCAGCTCCTCGGCCTCGCGGCCCGGGACCCGTCGCTGACCAGCACCCGCCCGAACGGCCAGGAGGATACGCCGCAATTCTCCGTCGACGTGGACCAGGAGCGCGCCAGCGCCCTCGGCCTCGCGATGTCGGACATCAACGCCACGCTCTCCACCGCCTGGGGCAGCTCTTACATCGATGATTTCATCGACCGCGGCCGGGTGAAGCCGGTCTACCTGCAGTCCGATGCCGAGGGGCGGATGCAGCCCGACGACCTCGACAAATGGCACGTGCGCAACGCGGATGGCGAGATGGTGCCCTTCTCCGCCTTCGCGGACGGAAGCTGGTCCGTCGGCTCGCCGCGGCTGGAACGCTACAACGGCTCCCCGGCCGTCGAGATCCAGGGCGCGGCGGCAAGCGGCGTGAGCTCGGGCGACGCGATGGACCGGATCGACGCGCTGGTGGGCCAGCTTCCCGGCGGCTTCGCCCATGAGTGGACCGGGCTCTCCTATCAGGAGCGCCTCTCGGGCGACCAGGCTATGGCGCTCTACGGCATCTCGGTGCTGGTGGTGTTCCTCTGCCTCGCCGCGCTCTACGAGAGCTGGACCATCCCGCTCGCGGTGATGCTGTCGGTGCCGATCGGCGTGCTGGGAGCGCTTGCGGCCGCCAGTCTCTTCGGTCAGAACAACGATGTGTATTTCAAGGTGGGGCTTCTGACGACCATCGGTCTCGCAGCCAAGAACGCCATCCTCATCGTGGAATTCGCCATCGCGCGGCTGGCGGCCGGGGAAGGGATGATCGAGGCGACGCTGGAGGCCGCACGGCAGCGGCTCCGGCCCATCCTGATGACTTCGATCGCCTTCATCCTCGGCGTCACGCCGCTCGCCATTGCCAGCGGAGCAGGCTCCGGTGCGCAGAACGCCATCGGGATCGGGGTCATGGGCGGCATGATCGCGGCCACGGTTCTCGGCGTGTTCTTCGTGCCCCTGCTCCTCGTCGCGGTGCTGCGCCTGTTCCGGCGCCGCCCGGCCCCCGACCAGGCCCCGAGCGCGGCGCCGGCCGGTTGA